The following are from one region of the Coffea eugenioides isolate CCC68of chromosome 2, Ceug_1.0, whole genome shotgun sequence genome:
- the LOC113762646 gene encoding galactinol synthase 2-like — MAPEIVSSAVPNGLAKAASLPSRAYVTFLAGNGDYVKGVVGLAKGLRKVKTAYPLVVAVLPDVPEEHRRILVNQGCIVREIEPVYPPENQTQFAMAYYVINYSKLRIWEFVEYSKMIYLDGDIQVYENIDHLFDLPDAYFYAVKDCFCEKTWSHTPQYKIGYCQQCPDKVQWPEELGPKPPLYFNAGMFVYEPSLPTYDDLLRTLEITPPTPFAEQDFLNMFFRDVYRPIPPIYNLVLAMLWRHPENVELEKVKVVHYCAAGSKPWRYTGQEQNMDREDIKMLVKKWWDIYDDETLDYKRSLTSSIGTAAATGIEAEAQTLKSRPVRYIAAPSAA; from the exons ATGGCTCCTGAAATTGTTAGTAGTGCAGTGCCCAATGGTCTTGCTAAGGCCGCTAGTCTGCCTAGCCGTGCCTATGTGACTTTCCTGGCAGGCAACGGTGACTACGTAAAGGGCGTGGTTGGATTGGCCAAAGGGTTGAGGAAGGTGAAAACTGCCTACCCTTTAGTGGTTGCAGTTTTGCCGGACGTCCCTGAGGAGCACCGCCGCATACTGGTGAACCAGGGCTGTATAGTCCGGGAGATTGAGCCGGTTTATCCTCCTGAAAACCAGACTCAATTTGCCATGGCCTACTACGTCATCAATTACTCCAAGCTTCGCATTTGGGAG TTTGTGGAGTATAGCAAGATGATATATTTGGACGGAGATATCCAAGTGTACGAGAACATAGATCACCTGTTTGACTTGCCAGATGCGTACTTTTATGCTGTAAAGGACTGCTTCTGTGAGAAGACTTGGAGCCACACCCCACAATACAAGATTGGCTACTGCCAGCAATGCCCTGACAAGGTGCAGTGGCCTGAGGAGTTGGGTCCTAAGCCCCCTCTTTACTTTAACGCTGGCATGTTTGTTTATGAGCCTAGTCTTCCCACTTATGATGATCTCTTAAGGACCCTCGAGATCACCCCTCCTACCCCATTTGCCGAGCAG GACTTCTTGAACATGTTCTTTAGGGATGTATACAGGCCAATTCCACCGATCTACAACTTGGTTTTGGCCATGTTATGGAGACATCCGGAGAATGTTGAGTTGGAAAAAGTAAAGGTCGTCCATTACTGCGCTGCTGGATCAAAGCCTTGGAGGTACACTGGCCAGGAGCAAAACATGGACAGAGAAGATATCAAAATGCTTGTCAAGAAATGGTGGGATATTTACGACGACGAGACATTGGACTACAAGAGATCATTAACTTCAAGCATCGGCACAGCAGCAGCAACTGGCATTGAAGCTGAAGCTCAGACACTCAAGTCTAGACCTGTTCGCTACATTGCTGCACCATCTGCCGCTTGA
- the LOC113762391 gene encoding galactinol synthase 2-like, with the protein MAPDTVSSAPVPGSLVKAASISSRAYVTFLAGNGDYVKGVVGLAKGLRKVKTAYPLVVAVLPDVPEEHRRILVNQGCIVREIEPVHPPENQTQFAMAYYVINYSKLRIWEFVEYSKMIYLDGDIQVFENIDHLFELPGGYFYAVKDCFCEKTWSHTPQYQIGYCQQCPDKVQWPQELGPKPPLYFNAGMFVYEPSLPTYDDLLSTLKITPPTPFAEQDFLNMFFRDVYRPIPPTYNLVLAMLWRHPENVELEKVKVVHYCAAGSKPWRYTGKEANMDREDIKVLVKNWRDIYNDEALDYKRSSANVAVTTRGEANARRSLKTRALRSIPAPSAA; encoded by the exons atggCTCCTGATACCGTTAGTAGTGCACCAGTCCCTGGTAGTCTTGTTAAGGCTGCTAGTATATCTAGCCGTGCCTACGTTACATTTCTGGCAGGGAACGGTGACTATGTGAAGGGTGTGGTTGGTTTGGCCAAAGGGTTGAGGAAGGTGAAAACTGCCTACCCGTTGGTGGTTGCAGTTTTGCCTGACGTCCCGGAGGAGCACCGCCGCATACTGGTGAACCAGGGCTGTATAGTCCGGGAGATTGAGCCTGTTCATCCTCCTGAAAACCAGACTCAGTTTGCCATGGCCTACTACGTTATCAACTACTCCAAACTTCGCATCTGGGAG TTTGTGGAGTATAGCAAGATGATATACTTGGATGGTGATATTCAAGTGTTTGAGAACATAGATCACCTCTTTGAGTTGCCAGGGGGATACTTTTATGCTGTCAAGGACTGCTTCTGTGAGAAGACTTGGAGCCACACCCCACAATACCAGATTGGGTACTGTCAACAGTGCCCTGATAAGGTCCAGTGGCCTCAAGAGTTGGGTCCTAAGCCCCCTCTTTACTTCAACGCCGGCATGTTTGTTTATGAGCCCAGTCTTCCCACATATGATGACCTCTTGAGCACCCTCAAGATTACCCCTCCTACCCCTTTTGCTGAGCAG GACTTCTTGAACATGTTCTTCAGGGATGTTTATAGGCCAATTCCGCCAACTTACAACTTGGTTTTGGCCATGCTATGGAGACATCCGGAGAACGTTGAGCTGGAAAAGGTGAAGGTAGTCCATTACTGTGCTGCTGGATCCAAGCCATGGAGGTACACTGGCAAGGAAGCCAACATGGATAGAGAAGACATCAAGGTGCTAGTGAAGAACTGGCGGGATATTTACAACGATGAGGCGTTGGATTACAAGAGGTCCTCTGCAAATGTTGCTGTGACGACTAGGGGTGAAGCTAATGCTAGGAGGAGTCTAAAAACTAGAGCTCTTCGCTCCATTCCGGCCCCATCTGCAGCCTGA